A DNA window from Vigna angularis cultivar LongXiaoDou No.4 chromosome 1, ASM1680809v1, whole genome shotgun sequence contains the following coding sequences:
- the LOC108341180 gene encoding 21 kDa protein, whose amino-acid sequence MATELLCLSLLILNLLLHMSTTAESAAATTDFIKSSCKATRYPVACVESLSGYASKIRQSEEELASTALSVSVSKTRSCVSSLEKMEKTKGLKVRENNAVQDCIENMNDSVDNLNRSLKELGLLGKRKGKDSRWHISNIQTWVSAAMTYQDTCLDSIDDANSKSSIKPKVVDASQVTSNALALVNRFASKYRT is encoded by the coding sequence ATGGCAACAGAGCTACTATGCCTTTCTCTGCTCATTCTAAATCTGCTCCTTCACATGTCTACCACCGCCGAATCCGCAGCTGCGACAACAGACTTTATCAAGTCCTCATGCAAGGCGACAAGGTACCCCGTGGCATGCGTTGAAAGCCTCTCAGGCTACGCCAGCAAGATTAGGCAGAGCGAGGAAGAACTAGCCAGCACTGCCCTGAGCGTGAGCGTATCCAAGACTCGATCATGCGTATCATCTCTTGAGAAAATGGAGAAGACGAAGGGACTGAAAGTAAGAGAGAACAATGCGGTGCAAGATTGCATAGAGAACATGAATGATAGTGTGGACAATCTTAACCGATCGCTGAAGGAGCTGGGCCTCCTGGGTAAGCGGAAGGGGAAGGATTCCCGGTGGCACATCAGCAATATTCAGACTTGGGTTAGTGCTGCTATGACTTATCAGGACACGTGTCTTGACAGCATTGATGATGCTAATTCCAAGTCTTCCATTAAACCTAAGGTTGTCGATGCTTCTCAAGTCACCAGTAATGCTCTTGCATTGGTTAATCGCTTTGCCTCCAAGTACCGCACTTAG